The nucleotide sequence GCTAATTGGGTGCTCATTAATGCTAGCAATTCGGCGCTGCATTAGGCCTTGTTCATTAAACTCCCAGTTCTCATTGCCGTAGGCACGAAACCATTGCCCGGTTTCATTCTGATACTCATAGGCAAAACGCACAGCAATTCGGTTGTCGGTGTGCGCCCAATATTCCTTCACTAATTTGTAATTAAGCTCTCGAGCCCATTTTCGGGTTAAAAAATCCTCAATCTCTGCAGTACCTTTAATGAATTCAGCCCTATTTCGCCATTGGCAGTCTCCGGTATAGGCGGCAGACACACGCGCTGGAGAGCGGCTATTCCACCCATCCTCAGCTAAACGAATTTTTTCAATGGCGGTTTCTTTGGTAAAAGGGGGAAGCGGTGGTCTCATCAATTTATCCTGCAAAATTTAGGTTGCGGTAAGTATGATGGCTTGCGTGAATTAAATAATTACCATATTTTGAAATTTATAATTTCACTATATGAAATAATATGAATGTAGGACAAGGGGTAATAAAAAGGGGGCGTGGTGGATAGAATTCAAGCCATGACGGTGTTTGCCGAAGTTGCAAAACTGGGCAGCTTTGTAAGTGCGGCTGAACAACTCTCTATGTCAGCACCAGCGGTAACCCGCGCTATTGCCATGCTAGAAACGCAACTAAATACGCGGTTATTCCATCGCACTACCCGTCGCATTAGGTTAACAGAAGCAGGGCAACAGTACCTGAGTGACGTTAAACGTATACTCGCTGATATTGCCCAAAGTGAAGCCGCTATTGCCGGCGTACAATTACTACCCAAAGGCACACTACGTGTTACGGCGCCCGTATTGTTTGGCGAGCTTTATGTCACCCCAATTATCGTAGATTTTTTGCGAGATTTTCCCGAAGTCAACGTACATGGCTACATGAACGACAATGTGGTTGATTTAATTGATACGAATATCGATGTGGCTATTCGCATTAGTAAACCCAAAGATTCTGGGCTGTACGCTAGTTCTGTTGGCCACGTGCAAAAAGTAACCGTCGCCTCGCCAGATTATTTAGCTCACGCACCTAAATTAACAACTCCAGAAGACTTGAAGCAACATACTTTGCTGTACCCTAGCGACTTTACCGAACCACCTGTGTGGAACTTCAAGCGAAATGGAAAAACAGTTGCTATTCGATTACAACCTAGGTTTGAGTGTAACCAAAATCGCTCAACCATTCGCGCAGCAAAAGCAGGGTTAGGAATCACACGCCTAATGTCTTATCAAGTGGCTGACGCCATAGAAAGCGGTGAGTTAGTCAACGTGTTAGAAGAGTACAACGATATTAAGTTGCCGATACAGGTAATTAGCCTTGAGGGACGACAAAACTTAGAAAAAGTAAAAAAGTTTGTGCACTATGTGAAAAACGCACTCGCAAAAGATACGTATTTAAACCCCTGAACTGTCAGTACTTTTTATTTTTAGTCCGCTCATAGGATTCAACACAAATAATGGGGTCAGAGTTAATTACCGTGAACGTATGCTCGCAAAAAGTACTCTGACCCCATTAATTGATGAATGAATTCTTACCTGCCTTCGGTGGCGGACTAAAAACCACGCACTGGTCCACAGACTTTAGCTTTGCTTCAGGAAGTGATGCAGTGTTTATGGGCACCATGAGTGCGGATGTACTTAAAACGGGTAAAAATACCGGCCAATTTAACTGGGCAGTAAGGGTTCATGTAGAGAACGGAAAAGTAAAACGCTGGACATGGCTAGAAAATAGCTTCGCCATTTCACAGGCCTACGCAAAGTAAATAATGGGGTGTTGTCCACCAAAGTGGAGTCAGCATCCAATTCAGGTTCTTTCTCACATCCCTAGGAAACATTTGATCATGGAAAACATAAAATGGGACGTTCTTCGAATCCCAATAAGCTTTCTCGATTATTAGTTTTCGTCTAGTGGCTTCATTTTGCTCAGCTTCCTCAAGCGGTTTTGCCTGAATAACGATACGAGGGACACGCCATTCAGCATAATCAATGAGTAAGTCACTGGTCATCACCATATCACCGTCTTGCGAGAGAGGGTGTGCAAAGTTCTTCTGGTTGGCAATAGCACGAGTTTTTTCAGGGTTTAACGGAAATTGCTCACGTATATCAACCACGTTGGGATGATGCTCAGCTAAGAACGCTGGGAAAACTCATTAAGTGAAAAGAGTTGCAGAACACGCCCTGCCTTTAAGCTGGGCATACGAACAGATAAACCGTGTGACGGCACTTCACGCACGTGCAACCATGGTTTGTAATCTTCATTACGGCCTTGCCCACGACCTTCTTTAACCCACTTTTCATACTTCCTTGTATTTTGAACATAGTTCGCCATCCGCTTTACCTCCAAATTGAAACGGAAACTGTAAAAACAGACTCAATCCATGAATCTTTAGCAGTTTATACGTGATCAAATTATAGCAAAATGAGGATCTAAATGGTTCGACAAAAAGTCGTTAACTACATGTATTAATTGAGTTTTATAAAAATATCAGTAGGTTAAAGTGTAAAAATTTTTATAAATAACAACATTTATGTTGTTGAGATACCAAAAATTTAACTATTCGCGATCATCAAATGACCACCGTTGAGATCCTCTGACGATAGTCTTTGCATATCATTGCTAAATTAGCTAATTTAGCTAAACGGTAAAAACGAAGTCCTGATCATGTCTGAACAATCAATTTTTGAGCAAATTAAATTGGCACTCGCTGATGCACCACGGAATCAGTATACGGCTGAGTTACACCTGCAAATGATCAAATTCGCGGATGAACTCAAGCACATAACTTCAAAAGAATTCTGTGAAGGTGTAGGGCTTAAACAAAGTTTAGGAACAGAGTTCAGTAAGATGCGTAACTTGACCCATCGTTTAAAGGCTGCTGGACTCGACACTTTAAAATTGTGATCGTAAGTATTAAAACTCTATCAGCTCAAATTGCTAGACAAATATCTAAGGAAACTACATGACTGACATAACAGAATCAGAGCTT is from Alteromonas australica and encodes:
- a CDS encoding nuclear transport factor 2 family protein gives rise to the protein MRPPLPPFTKETAIEKIRLAEDGWNSRSPARVSAAYTGDCQWRNRAEFIKGTAEIEDFLTRKWARELNYKLVKEYWAHTDNRIAVRFAYEYQNETGQWFRAYGNENWEFNEQGLMQRRIASINEHPISKDERKLTWEGSRRPDDFPSLSELKL
- a CDS encoding LysR family transcriptional regulator, which encodes MDRIQAMTVFAEVAKLGSFVSAAEQLSMSAPAVTRAIAMLETQLNTRLFHRTTRRIRLTEAGQQYLSDVKRILADIAQSEAAIAGVQLLPKGTLRVTAPVLFGELYVTPIIVDFLRDFPEVNVHGYMNDNVVDLIDTNIDVAIRISKPKDSGLYASSVGHVQKVTVASPDYLAHAPKLTTPEDLKQHTLLYPSDFTEPPVWNFKRNGKTVAIRLQPRFECNQNRSTIRAAKAGLGITRLMSYQVADAIESGELVNVLEEYNDIKLPIQVISLEGRQNLEKVKKFVHYVKNALAKDTYLNP
- a CDS encoding nuclear transport factor 2 family protein, coding for MNEFLPAFGGGLKTTHWSTDFSFASGSDAVFMGTMSADVLKTGKNTGQFNWAVRVHVENGKVKRWTWLENSFAISQAYAK
- a CDS encoding TnsA endonuclease N-terminal domain-containing protein, giving the protein MVDIREQFPLNPEKTRAIANQKNFAHPLSQDGDMVMTSDLLIDYAEWRVPRIVIQAKPLEEAEQNEATRRKLIIEKAYWDSKNVPFYVFHDQMFPRDVRKNLNWMLTPLWWTTPHYLLCVGL
- a CDS encoding HTH-like domain-containing protein translates to MSEQSIFEQIKLALADAPRNQYTAELHLQMIKFADELKHITSKEFCEGVGLKQSLGTEFSKMRNLTHRLKAAGLDTLKL